Proteins from a genomic interval of Streptomyces fodineus:
- a CDS encoding GNAT family N-acetyltransferase: MTDRTSYALATSAADKEAVMRLRDQVYVQDQGRLDDAGDMAGTFDRFDAFADYILARLEGEPVGCIKVVRDSELGLPCEDVADLTEFKDGHRVVELGHLMTRPDVRHQMLGMALMREGLLHGIRWGATRLVGDFFVDDTGELRGFYRSLGFVALCKPYPDERFAGAPLSLVAGLDFAGAAERVPGSHGKERQLLEYFFGDYAERRRTYLQQTDGPALASGSH; this comes from the coding sequence ATGACCGACCGGACCTCCTACGCGCTCGCGACGAGTGCCGCGGACAAGGAAGCCGTCATGCGGCTGCGCGACCAGGTCTACGTCCAGGACCAGGGCCGCCTCGACGACGCGGGCGACATGGCCGGGACCTTCGACCGGTTCGACGCCTTTGCCGACTACATCCTCGCCCGGCTGGAGGGTGAACCGGTCGGCTGCATCAAGGTCGTACGCGATTCGGAGCTCGGGCTGCCCTGCGAGGACGTCGCGGATCTGACCGAGTTCAAGGACGGGCACCGGGTGGTGGAGCTGGGGCATCTGATGACCCGGCCCGACGTGCGGCACCAGATGCTCGGCATGGCCCTGATGCGCGAGGGCCTGCTGCACGGCATCCGGTGGGGTGCGACCCGCCTGGTCGGCGACTTCTTCGTGGACGACACCGGCGAGCTGCGCGGCTTCTACCGCTCCCTCGGCTTCGTCGCGCTCTGCAAGCCCTATCCCGACGAGCGGTTCGCGGGCGCACCGCTCAGCCTGGTCGCCGGCCTGGACTTCGCCGGTGCCGCGGAGCGCGTGCCCGGCAGCCACGGCAAGGAACGCCAGCTGCTGGAGTACTTCTTCGGCGACTACGCCGAGCGGCGCCGGACCTACCTGCAGCAAACGGACGGCCCGGCCCTGGCCTCCGGCTCCCACTGA
- a CDS encoding fatty acid desaturase family protein: MLENTEQSLDTPELLAKYKHLRREIDGRIFAAKLALVAVLLAGGIYLTLTTALWSRALGTVVVGLMFAHMLELQHETLHSIAFRGRRPNVVAGVLLGLPTLVSFAAYQVSHLRHHRDLGTPENQEFFDYGDQYGSEQGSAVRTAGLWLYRLTMIAHYKQFLHTSARVLTGRDLGEESPLTQRRIRRDHLVILGTLAGSVAASALTHSWAVVWAWLLPLALVGLPAHALIELPEHFRCDTDTPDVFENTRTITSNRFMAWLTNTNNFHVEHHLLPTLPFHKLSEVHQEVAPRARFYHRSYRDFFGRLIRGEGRAAR; the protein is encoded by the coding sequence ATGCTCGAAAACACGGAACAGTCCCTGGACACCCCGGAGTTGCTCGCCAAGTACAAACACCTGCGGCGGGAGATAGACGGCCGGATCTTCGCGGCCAAGCTCGCCCTGGTCGCCGTCCTGCTGGCCGGAGGCATCTACCTCACCCTGACCACGGCCCTGTGGTCCCGGGCGCTCGGCACGGTCGTCGTCGGCCTGATGTTCGCCCACATGCTGGAACTGCAGCACGAGACCCTGCACAGCATCGCCTTCCGCGGCCGGCGCCCCAACGTCGTCGCCGGTGTGCTCCTGGGCCTGCCGACGCTGGTGTCCTTCGCCGCCTACCAGGTGTCGCATCTGCGCCACCACCGCGACCTGGGGACCCCGGAGAACCAGGAGTTCTTCGACTACGGCGACCAGTACGGCAGCGAGCAGGGCTCCGCCGTGCGCACGGCCGGGCTGTGGCTGTACCGCCTGACGATGATCGCCCACTACAAGCAGTTCCTGCACACCTCCGCACGCGTGCTGACCGGCCGTGACCTGGGCGAGGAGAGCCCGCTGACCCAGCGCCGCATCCGGCGCGACCACCTGGTGATCCTCGGCACCCTCGCGGGGTCGGTCGCGGCGTCCGCGCTGACCCACTCCTGGGCCGTGGTCTGGGCCTGGCTGCTGCCGCTGGCGCTGGTCGGGCTGCCCGCGCACGCGCTGATCGAACTGCCCGAGCACTTCCGCTGCGACACCGACACCCCGGACGTGTTCGAGAACACCCGCACCATCACCTCCAACCGCTTCATGGCGTGGCTGACCAACACCAACAACTTCCACGTCGAGCACCACCTGCTGCCCACCCTGCCCTTCCACAAGCTGTCCGAGGTGCATCAGGAGGTGGCCCCCCGGGCCCGCTTCTACCACCGCAGCTACCGCGACTTCTTCGGCCGGCTGATCCGCGGCGAGGGGAGGGCGGCGCGATGA
- a CDS encoding aspartate aminotransferase family protein — protein sequence MRTQRQTLAETKAAYNHPTYAKMAFTMGCGVQGRGEGCHVYDETGRPFLALFDQYGNQSFGYSHERLVRALRDRLDTANLNSTKILFEEVQIRLSERLAQLTDGHLRYSYLANGGGESIDNALKLARAATGRPYFVTAADCFHGKTIATLSASRRPEHEAVYRPLMSEFRQVPFGDVAAIEAAVDEHTAAVLLEPVQAEGGVIVPSEEYLREVRRICTERGALLILDEMQTAFGRCGTFFAHQQFGVLPDLVCIGKAFGGGLLPISAVLGTAEVWTSLKRTPSTFGSSLGGNPLSCSVGLAAVELASEPEFLARVNARAEQIRQRLTRLPARFPELVRAHRGLGMMHGLEFHDEALGGLVLRLLIRHQVTSTYSLYNNSVLRVQPPMVIDEAGLDHGLDVLEQVLAEVEAHQRAGGATGVAAMSPQRLSVRLPFPADAVRELLGRRPRLLDPFSLHPEQEDCPPVEPEFAGTLGEDLVVWEDRYEAGPDGPSLSAGDCWMWTSLRRDFTVVPLGEAGCRVDIAVEWDAGTGGYEALLAGGISWFITTRAEQLAGEIDKYLAE from the coding sequence GTGCGTACACAACGCCAGACCCTGGCCGAGACGAAAGCCGCGTACAACCACCCCACCTACGCCAAGATGGCCTTCACCATGGGCTGCGGCGTGCAGGGCCGTGGGGAGGGATGCCATGTCTACGACGAGACCGGCCGGCCCTTCCTGGCCCTGTTCGACCAGTACGGCAACCAGTCCTTCGGCTACTCGCACGAACGGCTGGTGCGGGCCCTGCGGGACCGTCTGGACACCGCCAACCTCAACAGCACCAAGATCCTGTTCGAGGAGGTGCAGATCCGTCTCTCGGAGCGGCTCGCGCAGCTCACCGACGGGCATCTGCGGTACTCCTACCTGGCCAACGGCGGCGGCGAGAGCATCGACAACGCCCTGAAGCTGGCCCGCGCGGCCACCGGCAGGCCGTACTTCGTCACCGCGGCCGACTGCTTCCACGGCAAGACCATCGCCACCCTCAGTGCCTCCCGCCGGCCCGAGCACGAGGCGGTCTACCGGCCGCTGATGAGCGAGTTCCGGCAGGTCCCGTTCGGCGACGTCGCCGCGATCGAGGCGGCCGTGGACGAGCACACCGCGGCGGTCCTGCTGGAACCGGTGCAGGCGGAGGGCGGTGTGATCGTGCCCTCCGAGGAGTATCTGCGCGAGGTGCGCCGCATCTGCACCGAGCGCGGCGCGCTGCTGATCCTGGACGAGATGCAGACGGCCTTCGGCCGCTGCGGCACCTTCTTCGCCCACCAGCAGTTCGGCGTACTCCCCGACCTGGTGTGCATCGGCAAGGCCTTCGGCGGCGGCCTGCTGCCGATCTCGGCGGTGCTGGGCACCGCCGAGGTGTGGACCTCGCTGAAGCGCACGCCGTCCACCTTCGGCTCCAGCCTCGGCGGCAACCCGCTGTCCTGCTCGGTCGGTCTCGCGGCCGTGGAACTGGCCTCGGAACCGGAGTTCCTGGCCCGGGTGAACGCCCGCGCGGAGCAGATCCGGCAGCGGCTGACCCGGCTTCCCGCCCGTTTCCCCGAGCTCGTGCGCGCCCACCGGGGTCTCGGCATGATGCACGGCCTGGAGTTCCACGACGAGGCGCTCGGCGGACTGGTGCTGCGCCTGCTGATCCGGCATCAGGTGACGTCGACGTACTCGCTGTACAACAACAGCGTGCTGCGGGTGCAGCCGCCCATGGTGATCGACGAGGCCGGACTCGACCACGGACTCGACGTGCTGGAGCAGGTCCTGGCGGAGGTCGAGGCCCACCAGCGCGCCGGCGGCGCCACGGGTGTGGCGGCGATGTCGCCGCAGCGGCTGAGCGTTCGGCTGCCGTTCCCGGCGGACGCCGTGCGCGAACTGCTCGGGCGGCGGCCGAGGTTGCTCGACCCGTTCAGCCTCCACCCCGAGCAGGAGGACTGCCCGCCGGTCGAGCCGGAGTTCGCCGGCACCCTCGGCGAGGACCTCGTGGTCTGGGAGGACCGGTACGAGGCGGGCCCCGACGGGCCGAGCCTGAGCGCCGGGGACTGCTGGATGTGGACGTCCCTGCGCCGTGACTTCACCGTCGTACCGCTCGGCGAGGCCGGCTGCCGGGTGGACATCGCCGTCGAGTGGGACGCGGGCACCGGCGGTTACGAGGCCCTGCTCGCCGGGGGCATCAGCTGGTTCATCACGACCAGGGCCGAACAGCTCGCCGGCGAGATCGACAAGTACCTCGCCGAGTGA
- a CDS encoding non-ribosomal peptide synthetase — MIRQSGEAPSRPLTASQLGVWFAGEAADPTGSTFNVGDYLEIKGPVSADTLTLAHDRLTAEVEACRVTFAEGEEGPVQILGDEPRWPLTRVDLRGRPDARAAALAWMEADMGRRTDLVAGPLFCAALFVLAEDHLLYYRRGHHIVLDGWSLDLVGRRLAEIYTELAGDTPQAPAVPLAPMEILQEEDRTYHASARRSRDRDFWLGRLAGAPEPPTLSPRPAPGPRGTQRVKTDLGPARAARLFATAERLGVAWPEFAITATTVYVARLTDRTDVTLGMPISGRTSKAGRNVPGMTANILPLRVTCDPADTWAELARRVRSEIRQMLLHGRYRAEDLLRDLGLVGQGRQVSGPVVNVLGFESDLSFGSCPALRRSVQGVGVDDISFTFRQSSADEVELIVDANPRLYTEQEAQDHLRRLLDFLDQTVESGPDTPVSRPDLVGAKERALLLDWGTAADPGGPHHLVPDLFHRQAEATPDAVAIEDRATSVTYAGLDAQTNRIARLLIARGVGPGDVVALALPRSIRLVAAMAAVLKAGAAYLPLDPGYPAPRLAYMAADARPVLLLVDETTAKPMEALDAIRVNLDDPSVRGRISRLSDAPLTQQDRTRPLTPGHPAYVIYTSGSTGSPKGVVVPQRGAANLRNLATDCFGLGAHSRLLQFVSPSFDMSVADVWMTLLTGGTLVVADKSQLQPGPELERLITENAVSHVMLPPSVLQVLDPAQIPASVTFVVAGEACTPQVVQDWTGGRRLIDAYGPTEASVYSTVSDELTLSDAAAIPIGRPVPGFRAYVLDARLRLAPAGVPGELYIAGAGLALGYLGRPGLTAARFVPDPFGPPGSRMYRTGDLVRWTPDGNLVFLNRNDDQVKVRGFRIELGEVETLLLRLPGVARAAAMVREDRPGEHRLAGYVVPADGAALDPAELRARLAEQVPDHLVPLVTVVDQLPLTPSGKIDRAALPAPAVATATASGAPLNPAEQRIADLFADILGVPTQDADAHFFELGGDSLSAARLLGRVRAAFGVKPTMRELFAAPTVAGLARRVSNP; from the coding sequence GTGATTCGCCAGTCCGGCGAGGCACCGAGTCGACCCCTGACCGCAAGTCAACTCGGGGTCTGGTTCGCCGGAGAAGCAGCGGACCCGACCGGATCCACCTTCAACGTCGGTGACTACCTCGAGATCAAAGGCCCCGTCAGCGCCGACACGCTGACCCTCGCGCACGACCGGCTGACCGCGGAGGTCGAGGCCTGCCGGGTGACCTTCGCCGAGGGCGAGGAAGGCCCCGTACAGATTCTCGGCGACGAGCCACGCTGGCCGTTGACACGAGTCGATCTGCGAGGCCGCCCCGACGCCCGCGCCGCCGCGCTCGCCTGGATGGAGGCCGACATGGGGCGGCGTACCGACCTCGTGGCCGGTCCGCTGTTCTGCGCCGCGCTGTTCGTCCTCGCCGAGGACCATCTGCTCTACTACCGCCGCGGCCACCACATCGTCCTGGACGGCTGGAGCCTGGACCTGGTGGGGCGCCGGCTGGCCGAGATCTACACCGAACTCGCCGGTGACACGCCCCAGGCGCCGGCCGTGCCGCTCGCGCCGATGGAGATCCTCCAGGAGGAGGACCGCACCTACCACGCCTCCGCACGCCGCAGCCGCGACCGCGACTTCTGGCTCGGCCGGCTCGCCGGAGCGCCGGAGCCGCCGACGCTCTCCCCACGGCCCGCGCCCGGACCGCGCGGGACACAGCGGGTCAAGACCGACCTGGGCCCGGCGCGCGCGGCGCGGCTCTTCGCCACCGCCGAGCGCCTCGGCGTGGCCTGGCCCGAATTCGCCATCACCGCCACGACGGTGTACGTCGCCCGGCTCACCGACCGCACCGACGTCACCCTCGGCATGCCGATCTCCGGCCGCACCAGCAAGGCGGGCCGCAACGTGCCCGGCATGACCGCCAACATCCTTCCGCTGCGGGTCACTTGCGATCCCGCGGACACCTGGGCGGAACTGGCCCGGCGGGTGCGCTCGGAGATCCGGCAGATGCTGCTGCACGGCCGGTACCGCGCGGAGGACCTGCTGCGTGACCTCGGCCTGGTCGGCCAGGGCCGGCAGGTCTCCGGACCGGTGGTGAACGTACTGGGCTTCGAGTCGGACCTGTCGTTCGGATCCTGCCCGGCCCTGCGGCGCAGCGTGCAGGGCGTGGGCGTGGACGACATCAGCTTCACCTTCCGGCAGTCGTCCGCCGACGAGGTCGAGCTGATCGTCGACGCCAACCCGCGGCTCTACACCGAACAGGAGGCACAGGACCACCTCAGGCGTCTGCTCGACTTCCTGGACCAGACCGTGGAGAGCGGCCCGGACACCCCGGTGTCCCGGCCCGACCTGGTCGGCGCCAAGGAACGGGCCCTGCTGCTCGACTGGGGCACCGCGGCCGACCCGGGCGGCCCGCACCACCTGGTCCCCGACCTCTTCCACCGGCAGGCCGAAGCGACGCCCGACGCCGTCGCGATCGAGGACCGCGCCACCTCGGTGACGTACGCCGGACTCGACGCGCAGACCAACCGGATCGCCCGGCTGCTGATCGCCCGCGGGGTGGGCCCCGGCGATGTGGTGGCGCTCGCGCTGCCCCGCTCCATCCGGCTGGTGGCGGCCATGGCGGCGGTCCTCAAGGCGGGCGCCGCCTACCTCCCGCTCGACCCGGGCTACCCGGCCCCCCGGCTCGCCTACATGGCCGCCGACGCCCGCCCGGTACTGCTGCTGGTCGACGAGACCACCGCCAAACCGATGGAGGCACTGGACGCCATCCGGGTGAACCTGGACGACCCGAGCGTGCGGGGCAGGATCTCCCGGCTGTCCGATGCGCCCCTCACCCAGCAGGACCGCACCCGTCCGCTCACGCCCGGGCATCCGGCGTACGTCATCTACACCTCGGGCTCGACGGGTTCGCCCAAGGGCGTGGTCGTCCCGCAGCGCGGCGCCGCCAATCTGCGCAACCTGGCCACCGACTGCTTCGGCCTGGGAGCGCACAGCAGACTGCTCCAGTTCGTGTCCCCGAGCTTCGACATGTCGGTCGCCGACGTGTGGATGACCCTGCTGACCGGCGGGACCCTGGTGGTGGCGGACAAGTCGCAGCTGCAGCCCGGCCCCGAACTGGAGCGGCTGATCACCGAGAACGCCGTCAGCCATGTGATGCTGCCGCCCTCGGTGCTCCAGGTGCTCGACCCCGCACAGATCCCCGCGTCGGTGACGTTCGTCGTGGCCGGCGAGGCCTGCACACCCCAGGTGGTGCAGGACTGGACCGGCGGCCGGCGGCTGATCGACGCCTACGGGCCGACCGAGGCGAGCGTCTACTCGACGGTCAGCGACGAACTCACCCTGTCGGACGCGGCGGCCATACCGATCGGTCGGCCGGTACCGGGCTTCCGGGCCTATGTGCTGGACGCACGGCTGCGCCTGGCGCCGGCCGGCGTGCCCGGAGAGCTGTACATCGCGGGCGCGGGCCTCGCCCTCGGCTATCTGGGCCGCCCCGGACTCACCGCCGCCCGCTTCGTACCGGACCCCTTCGGCCCGCCCGGCAGCCGGATGTACCGGACCGGGGACCTGGTCCGCTGGACCCCGGACGGCAACCTGGTCTTCCTCAACCGCAACGACGACCAGGTCAAGGTGCGCGGCTTCAGGATCGAGCTCGGCGAGGTGGAGACACTCCTGCTGCGGCTGCCGGGTGTCGCCCGGGCTGCCGCCATGGTGCGCGAGGACCGGCCCGGCGAGCACCGGCTGGCCGGATACGTGGTGCCGGCCGACGGCGCCGCCCTCGACCCGGCCGAGCTGCGCGCCCGCCTCGCCGAGCAGGTGCCGGACCATCTCGTACCGCTCGTCACCGTGGTCGATCAGCTGCCGCTCACTCCGAGCGGGAAGATCGACCGCGCCGCCCTGCCCGCACCCGCGGTGGCCACGGCCACGGCCTCGGGTGCCCCGCTGAACCCCGCCGAACAGCGCATCGCGGACCTGTTCGCCGACATCCTGGGCGTACCCACGCAGGACGCCGATGCCCACTTCTTCGAACTCGGCGGCGACTCGCTGTCCGCCGCGCGCCTGCTCGGCCGGGTGCGCGCCGCGTTCGGCGTCAAGCCCACCATGCGCGAGCTGTTCGCCGCCCCGACCGTAGCCGGCCTCGCCCGCCGGGTCTCCAACCCCTGA